The nucleotide window CATCATATCTTATGACAATAATGGCTTTAAGAATAAGCACAGTCGTGATTCGAGATTGGAATAACAGCATCACCATGAAGTCATGGACGTAATGTTACGATAAAGATTGAAGTCATTTTGTTAAATAGGAGGCCTTCAAGAGGCCATGCAAGAAGAACATGTACTATCCAACGAACATGATGAATTATAGGTAGGTAAACATAGTAAGGAAAGAAACAAAGACTTAGATATCTAAGCCTCCTAATGTGCCAAAGAATTAATTGAATGTTGTTATTAACGAAGTTTTAATTctcttcctcatctatttttGCAAAGAATTAATTaaatctttttgctaactttggGCAAGCTTAATTAGCTGCCTGAGCTGGACGAATGAActgataaaaaggaaagaaaaagaactaagagctgagagagagagagagagatagagagttaTTCTCTATCTGTGAGCATCGTCTTGCTTATTTGCCAAGATATCAATATTCGTGATACGTGTTCGGGGCGCCCATGACGGAAGGCGAGATAGCGTTGTCCATGTTGGGCACGGATGGAGAGAACAGCGAAGGATCCGGATATCTGTAGAATGACCTTGACGAGTAAAAGATATCGGAGGAGTTGGGAGTGAACAGCGGCATCTCCGACAAGAAAGGATTCAGCGGCGGGAGCTGCTCCAAGGAGATCGGAGATATGGCACCGACAGTAGCCAGCGACGAACAGCTGACATGCACGTCGCCCCCGAAGCTGCTGCAATTCTCCGATGAAGAGGAAGAGTCATCGGAAGCAGATGCGGTAGCCCGGTTATCGTCCTTGTGTTTGCGTGAGGTCTTCGATTGTGAGGGCGCAGGAGGGAGGGAGGACGAGTCGTCATCGGCGGCGGAACGGGAGAGGCCAGTGAGCTTCTGGACGAGGGCCATGAAGTCGCGAGCCTGCGTGTGGATGACCTTGGGCGAGTGGGTGTAGATGATGACCGGGTGGTGGCGCTGCTGCTGGtgagaggaggtggtggtggtggtggtggaggtggaggtggaggaagaagaggaggaggatgaggaagccTTGTGGATGAGGTGGGAGTCCTTGTGGATCTTCAGAGGCGCAGGGCGGGAGCCATTGATCTCTCGCGACACGGAGCTCATGTTGTAATAATGCAacgggaggaggaagagagatgaGAGACTGAGAGAAAGGATGGATGGAGTTAACAatataaagaagaagagaaggaagagaggtacataaataaatttgatatagaATTGGAGAGGAGATTGGTTCGCTCTATTCGTGGTTGGTGGGGAGGGGAAatgtgccatatatatatatatatatatatatatatatatatatatatatatatatatatatatatatatggaggaaGAGGGTGGTGCCAGCCATGTTGACCGTTGACAAGATCAAAGGGGTGGTGAGGTGGAAGGATGGCaggaaaaagagggagagggagttaGAGAGGCGGGTACATGTTGAGGTGAGAGGGGATGACGGAGAGAGAAGGGTGGGGTAGGGGGTTGTGTGGGTGGTGGAGTTTGGGCAACGTACATCATCTTTGTAGCCaaagtgtgtgtgagagagaggatCCGAATATGTCGGATTCGGGTcgcatcaattacatgaggcagcgGGTGGCTTGAGTTTCGTCTGCAAGCACGTGCGCACACGTAGTCTCCTCGTCTCTTGGAGCTCGTGCCCATTACATTTCTGACCCGGTAGCATAGAAGGAGAAATCATTGACCAAATGTGAACTTAATGAGATCGCATGCATCCTTAATTGACTCATGGTTGCGGCTCGCATTGGTCCAAGTTTAAGAAACGGGTTTCGGCGAAGGATGTTGATTGCGAATCTTAATCGATCAAACATCGCATGCCATAGGATCTTCTTGCTGCTGCTTTCCAAGTGGCGTTGGTGAAACATGCATCGATATATGATGCGGGAGGTGCACGATCTTGTCTTCGTGCACGCCACACATTGATTTCTCCCCTTAAAAAATGGCCATGTTAGATGCCAAATGTACTATTAATTTAATATTCGACATTATTGATGATACTAGAAATGAGTTGATGtatttattgattgatttattagaATCATGATTCCTATTCATTTTTTTGGCAATTGAAGCATCTCAACTTGTGTCTGTATTATTGCTCATGGTATCAAGCGAGCCGGATtaagcagaaaaccctaattatatacctttttttttttttccaaattttgACCCTAATAAGTATAACACAATTTATGACTTAGGTTCTCAATTTAAAACCTTTTGCCGtactaaataataaaaaatattaatcttaccctaaaattattttattattataataattattcttGCACCATATATAATTTTATGACATGTTATTGGTAAAATGTTACCATGTAAATTCATAAAACTCGTCAAAAACTAATCAACATTAGTAACATGAGGAGTAATTTCTTGATGAACCCTCAATCAATATAAATACTAATTGAATCAGTCCAATCGATTAGAATCTCAATCATAATCTAATTGAACCAGTCTCAATTTCTTATATAAGTAGTTTGAAATAATCCTAAACTGATCTAATTTGaatttgattagatttaatttaGATCAAACATATCTGAACCAGTCAAGATCGGTCAGGATCACACTGGACCGGCCCGAATCGGTCAATCCAGGCTGGTTCGATCAATTTCCGGAGCTCAGGCCGAGCCATAAAGGGTAAGGGGTTGGACGACACATGAGGCGCAACCTATTGATTGTAGCCTGGCTCAGATCCGAGCTAAGATTGGGGTTAAGAGGCTCGGGCCGGGCTCAGCACAGCGTTAGGTCGGCTCTTCACGGTTCACAAAGGCCTCGGGGCAGGGAAGGCGGCGGGCTGGGCTGCAGCGTCAATCGTAGGCTTTTGGTTCTGGCCTGCGCCGAGCCTCCCAACGCACACTTGAGCAGACTCAACCACAGGCCGGTCTGAGCGCCCAATGGAGCGAAAAATGGGCTAAGCTTTGAGCCAAGGCCTCATGGCCAGGAGCTCTGTGCTCGGTCCGTGCCAAGGCCGAGCGTGTGTCCTGGGATGGGTTGGTCTGGTTCGGCCGGTCAGCCTGACTCGGATTAGATCAGTCCCTCAGTCAAATTGAAtcaatctgttttttttttcttcccattTTCGTAGAAACCTTAAAAATTCACAATAACAGgtttaatcataaaaaaattataaatacagatatttgaaacattcaaaaaaagttcataatacaagattaaaTAATCTAAATGGATtgctaataaattaaaattattttcccAACTAAAAATTCTTGTTTTCAAACTAAAAATTTGATAAATTGTAAATAATTCTAGTAAGAACTTACCAAATTGTTTCAAGTATGATCTATTAgagcaaataaaagaaaattttatttttatccaaaactATTTTTGGGGCAAAGGATAAATGACGAAGACAAAATTCGAGCTTAGAGCCTTGTAATATATTgttaaaatttttactagctgAGTTAGCTAACATCTTCAAACTTATTTTTTAGTAACTAATAAAACATAGGTCCAAtgtatttaaatctaaaaaatcTGCATAAGCTGTCTAAAATTCCAAAAATAATATACTTAACTTCACAACTTTgtaatgaaaaatattataacaaataaattgaagaacaagaaaaattaattttctcGTAGATCACCTTGTGACTCTTCCTGTGGCCGAGAACCTACTTTTGTAT belongs to Musa acuminata AAA Group cultivar baxijiao chromosome BXJ1-11, Cavendish_Baxijiao_AAA, whole genome shotgun sequence and includes:
- the LOC103971345 gene encoding VQ motif-containing protein 8, chloroplastic; the encoded protein is MSSVSREINGSRPAPLKIHKDSHLIHKASSSSSSSSSTSTSTTTTTTSSHQQQRHHPVIIYTHSPKVIHTQARDFMALVQKLTGLSRSAADDDSSSLPPAPSQSKTSRKHKDDNRATASASDDSSSSSENCSSFGGDVHVSCSSLATVGAISPISLEQLPPLNPFLSEMPLFTPNSSDIFYSSRSFYRYPDPSLFSPSVPNMDNAISPSVMGAPNTYHEY